From the genome of Gorilla gorilla gorilla isolate KB3781 chromosome 4, NHGRI_mGorGor1-v2.1_pri, whole genome shotgun sequence, one region includes:
- the RARA gene encoding retinoic acid receptor alpha isoform X3, translating into MGSAPVRAASIQKNMVYTCHRDKNCIINKVTRNRCQYCRLQKCFEVGMSKESVRNDRNKKKKEVPKPECSESYTLTPEVGELIEKVRKAHQETFPALCQLGKYTTNNSSEQRVSLDIDLWDKFSELSTKCIIKTVEFAKQLPGFTTLTIADQITLLKAACLDILILRICTRYTPEQDTMTFSDGLTLNRTQMHNAGFGPLTDLVFAFANQLLPLEMDDAETGLLSAICLICGDRQDLEQPDRVDMLQEPLLEALKVYVRKRRPSRPHMFPKMLMKITDLRSISAKGAERVITLKMEIPGSMPPLIQEMLENSEGLDTLSGQPGGGGRDGGGLAPPPGSCSPSLSPSSNRSSPATHSP; encoded by the exons CATCCAGAAGAACATGGTGTACACGTGTCACCGGGACAAGAACTGCATCATCAACAAGGTGACCCGGAACCGCTGCCAGTACTGCCGACTGCAGAAGTGCTTCGAAGTGGGCATGTCCAAGGAGT CTGTGAGAAACGACCgaaacaagaagaagaaggaggtgcCCAAGCCCGAGTGCTCTGAGAGCTACACGCTGACGCCGGAGGTGGGGGAGCTCATTGAGAAGGTGCGCAAAGCGCACCAGGAAACCTTCCCTGCCCTCTGCCAGCTGGGCAAATACACTACG aaCAACAGCTCAGAACAACGTGTCTCTCTGGACATTGACCTCTGGGACAAGTTCAGTGAACTCTCCACCAAGTGCATCATTAAGACTGTGGAGTTCGCCAAGCAGCTGCCCGGCTTCACCACCCTCACCATCGCCGACCAGATCACCCTCCTCAAGGCTGCCTGCCTGGACATCCTG ATCCTGCGGATCTGCACGCGGTACACACCCGAGCAGGACACCATGACCTTCTCGGACGGGCTGACCCTGAACCGGACCCAGATGCACAACGCTGGCTTCGGCCCCCTCACCGACCTGGTCTTTGCCTTCGCCAACCAGCTGCTGCCCCTGGAGATGGATGATGCAGAGACGGGGCTGCTCAGCGCCATCTGCCTCATCTGCGGAG ACCGCCAGGACCTGGAGCAGCCGGACCGGGTGGACATGCTGCAGGAGCCGCTGCTGGAGGCGCTAAAGGTCTACGTGCGGAAGCGGAGGCCCAGCCGCCCCCACATGTTCCCCAAGATGCTAATGAAGATTACTGACCTGCGAAGCATCAGCGCCAAGG GGGCTGAGCGGGTGATCACGCTGAAGATGGAGATCCCGGGCTCCATGCCGCCTCTCATCCAGGAAATGTTGGAGAACTCAGAGGGCCTGGACACTCTGAGCGGACagccggggggtggggggcgggacgGGGGTGGCCTGGCCCCCCCGCCAGGCAGCTGtagccccagcctcagccccagctcCAACAGAAGCAGCCCGGCCACCCACTCCCCGTGA
- the GJD3 gene encoding gap junction delta-3 protein, whose amino-acid sequence MGEWAFLGSLLDAVQLQSPLVGRLWLVVMLIFRILVLATVGGAVFEDEQEEFVCNTLQPGCRQTCYDRAFPVSHYRFWLFHILLLSAPPVLFVVYSMHRAGKEAGGAEAAAQCAPGLPEAQCAPCALRARRARRCYLLSVALRLLAELTFLGGQALLYGFRVAPHFACAGPPCPHTVDCFVSRPTEKTVFVLFYFAVGLLSALLSVAELGHLLWKGRPRAGERDNRCNRAHEEAQKLHPPPPPPPPPALPSRRPGPEPCAPPAYAHPAPASLREGGSGRGKASPATGRRDLAI is encoded by the coding sequence ATGGGGGAGTGGGCGTTCCTGGGCTCGCTGCTGGACGCCGTGCAGCTGCAGTCGCCGCTCGTGGGCCGCCTCTGGCTGGTGGTCATGCTGATCTTCCGCATCCTGGTACTGGCCACGGTGGGCGGCGCCGTGTTCGAGGACGAGCAAGAGGAGTTCGTGTGCAACACGCTGCAGCCGGGCTGTCGCCAGACCTGCTACGACCGCGCCTTCCCGGTCTCCCACTACCGCTTCTGGCTCTTCCACATCCTGCTGCTCTCGGCGCCCCCGGTGCTGTTCGTCGTCTACTCCATGCACCGGGCAGGCAAGGAGGCGGGCGGCGCTGAGGCGGCGGCGCAGTGCGCCCCCGGACTGCCCGAGGCCCAGTGCGCGCCGTGCGCCCTGCGCGCCCGCCGCGCGCGCCGCTGCTACCTGCTGAGCGTGGCGCTGCGCCTGCTGGCCGAGCTGACCTTCCTAGGCGGCCAGGCGCTGCTCTACGGCTTCCGCGTGGCCCCGCACTTCGCGTGCGCCGGTCCGCCCTGCCCGCACACGGTCGACTGCTTCGTGAGCCGGCCCACCGAGAAGACCGTCTTCGTGCTCTTCTATTTCGCGGTGGGGCTGCTGTCGGCGCTGCTCAGCGTAGCCGAGCTGGGCCACCTGCTCTGGAAGGGCCGCCCGCGCGCCGGGGAGCGTGACAACCGCTGCAACCGTGCACACGAAGAGGCGCAGAAGCTgcacccgccgccgccgccacctccGCCACCGGCCCTGCCCTCCCGGCGCCCCGGCCCCGAGCCCTGCGCCCCGCCGGCCTATGCGCACCCGGCGCCGGCCAGCCTCCGCGAGGGCGGCAGCGGCCGCGGCAAGGCGTCACCGGCCACCGGCCGCCGAGATCTGGCCATCTAG